A single Anatilimnocola floriformis DNA region contains:
- a CDS encoding DUF1559 family PulG-like putative transporter, translated as MSSRRRGFTLVELLVVIAIIGLMVSIILPAVQAAREAARRATCASHLSQLAIGIHQYEQAQLVYPPGTLAAKSPVVNLPNDNHLTWIAHVLPYREQQNLYKQIDQAVSVYDAKNTVARENGPNLVRCPSSPRHGAVYSDFAAAHHDQEQPISETNNGVFYLNSKLTFDDLADGASATLFLGEKITDSFDLGWLSGTRATLRNGGVMMNYLNYHDGLPRPGNFGYPNPAEVTSETTPTPFERITPVVEEADFPEAALPPDDAPEAAVPDPNGVPVPPSPAPGGPYDPHWQPQKRVKPPPPKPLPLNDPKYVGGFGSTHPQGMNAAFGDGSVRFLSSTLTLPMLQALINRRDGQLAQQP; from the coding sequence ATGTCCTCTCGTCGTCGCGGTTTCACGCTGGTTGAGCTGCTCGTCGTCATTGCCATCATCGGCTTGATGGTCTCGATCATCCTTCCTGCCGTGCAAGCCGCTCGTGAAGCGGCCCGGCGAGCGACTTGCGCGAGTCACCTGTCGCAACTCGCCATCGGCATTCATCAGTACGAGCAAGCGCAGCTCGTTTATCCACCGGGCACGCTTGCCGCGAAGTCGCCGGTCGTAAATTTGCCGAACGACAATCATCTCACCTGGATCGCTCACGTCCTTCCCTATCGAGAGCAGCAAAACCTGTACAAGCAGATCGACCAAGCGGTGAGTGTGTACGACGCTAAGAACACGGTCGCGCGAGAGAACGGGCCGAACCTCGTTCGTTGCCCGTCGAGCCCGCGTCATGGCGCTGTCTACAGCGATTTCGCTGCCGCCCACCACGATCAGGAGCAACCGATCAGCGAAACCAACAACGGCGTGTTTTACTTGAACAGCAAACTCACGTTCGACGACTTGGCCGACGGCGCTTCGGCGACTTTGTTCCTCGGCGAGAAAATCACCGATTCGTTTGATCTCGGCTGGCTGTCGGGGACGCGGGCGACACTGCGCAACGGCGGCGTGATGATGAATTACCTGAACTATCACGACGGCCTGCCGCGACCTGGCAACTTTGGCTATCCGAATCCGGCAGAGGTTACCTCCGAAACAACGCCCACGCCGTTCGAGCGCATCACGCCGGTAGTGGAGGAGGCTGACTTTCCTGAAGCGGCCCTGCCGCCCGACGATGCTCCGGAAGCAGCGGTGCCCGATCCCAATGGCGTGCCAGTTCCGCCTTCGCCAGCCCCGGGCGGCCCTTATGATCCGCACTGGCAGCCGCAGAAACGCGTGAAGCCACCGCCACCCAAACCGCTGCCGCTCAACGACCCGAAATACGTCGGCGGGTTCGGCAGCACCCATCCCCAAGGAATGAACGCCGCGTTCGGCGATGGCAGCGTCCGCTTTTTGTCGAGCACTCTTACTTTGCCCATGTTGCAAGCTCTGATTAACCGCCGAGATGGCCAACTGGCGCAACAGCCATGA
- a CDS encoding peroxiredoxin has translation MKSLLSLALATVVALGCGSLFAAEPLKVGDTAPDFELKGSDGKTYKLAELLKTNKAVVVAWFPRAFTGGCTKECKSMKENSASLKGLDVAYFTASTDPIEGEKGNKAFAESLSLDYPILSDPDTKVSKAFGILNDKGNAANRVTFYIGEGGKVLYVDKGVKTESHGADVAAKLKELGVGAKKS, from the coding sequence ATGAAATCGCTTCTATCTCTCGCTCTCGCCACGGTCGTCGCGTTGGGCTGCGGCTCGCTGTTTGCCGCCGAACCTCTCAAGGTTGGCGACACTGCCCCCGACTTCGAACTCAAGGGGAGCGACGGCAAAACCTATAAACTCGCCGAACTGCTGAAGACCAACAAAGCCGTGGTCGTCGCCTGGTTTCCTCGGGCCTTTACGGGCGGTTGCACCAAAGAGTGCAAAAGCATGAAAGAAAACAGCGCGTCGCTGAAGGGCCTCGACGTGGCCTACTTCACTGCCAGCACCGATCCGATCGAAGGTGAAAAGGGGAATAAAGCGTTCGCCGAATCCCTGTCGCTCGATTATCCAATCCTTAGCGATCCGGACACCAAGGTCTCGAAGGCGTTCGGCATTTTGAATGACAAAGGCAACGCCGCCAACCGCGTCACGTTCTACATCGGCGAAGGCGGCAAGGTGCTGTACGTCGACAAGGGCGTGAAGACCGAATCGCACGGCGCCGATGTCGCCGCAAAGTTGAAGGAACTGGGCGTGGGTGCGAAGAAGTCGTAA
- a CDS encoding endonuclease domain-containing protein, translating into MRHRPRNGALFNERAREMRQAPNDAEAAIWHLLRDRKLGGFKFRRQHPLGNYIADFFCPDAGLVVELDGKSHQGKEEADAARQAWFVERGFAVIRYTNHDVNENAEGVAELIWQKCIELVGLGGRSETQI; encoded by the coding sequence ATGCGCCACCGCCCTCGTAACGGGGCACTCTTCAACGAGCGCGCTCGCGAAATGCGTCAAGCTCCCAATGACGCAGAAGCTGCTATCTGGCATTTGCTGCGTGATCGCAAATTAGGCGGGTTCAAATTCCGCCGGCAGCATCCACTCGGAAACTACATCGCGGACTTCTTTTGTCCGGATGCTGGTCTGGTAGTCGAGTTAGATGGCAAGTCTCATCAAGGAAAAGAAGAAGCCGATGCAGCGCGCCAGGCTTGGTTTGTCGAACGGGGATTTGCCGTGATTCGCTACACGAATCACGATGTGAATGAAAACGCGGAGGGAGTGGCGGAATTGATTTGGCAGAAGTGTATAGAGTTGGTCGGATTGGGTGGCCGGAGTGAAACGCAGATCTAG
- a CDS encoding dihydroorotase, with protein sequence MKTLIRHAQVVLPHETASVSVLVENGKIAAIDAAAHTTADEIVDARGLHLIPGVIDDQVHFREPGLTHKEDLYTASRACAKGGVTTFLEMPNTNPTTTSVAALHDKLALAASKCLVNYGFYIGATTTNVAELAHAHRTPGIKIFIGSSTGNMLVDEQAALEAIFAETTLPICAHCEDETTVRENSAKFAGTTNVADHSKIRDHRAAVIATKRAIDLAHRHNHRFHVLHVSTADEVPLLADHRKLITAEACPHHLLFSIDDYARLGTLVQMNPSLKTKDDCRGLWQGLQDGLIQVIATDHAPHTLEEKQKPYSPDHGGSPSGLPAVENSLALMLNEVNQGRCTLQQVVHWMCDAPARVWDIVDKGRIAVGYDADLVLVDLQKTAEVRNETQETKSRWTPWHGVTLTGWPVRTWVMGQEVFRDGQIHANIRGSEARFDHARGGYWST encoded by the coding sequence ATGAAAACTCTCATTCGCCATGCTCAAGTTGTCCTGCCCCACGAAACCGCTAGCGTTTCGGTCCTCGTCGAAAACGGCAAGATCGCCGCCATCGATGCCGCCGCGCACACCACCGCCGATGAAATCGTCGACGCTCGCGGCTTGCATTTGATTCCGGGTGTGATCGACGATCAGGTTCACTTTCGCGAGCCGGGACTCACGCACAAAGAAGATCTCTACACGGCTTCGCGAGCCTGTGCGAAAGGAGGCGTGACGACCTTCCTGGAGATGCCGAACACCAATCCGACGACGACCTCGGTCGCCGCGCTGCACGACAAGCTGGCCCTCGCGGCCAGCAAGTGCCTGGTGAACTACGGCTTTTACATCGGCGCGACAACGACGAACGTCGCCGAACTCGCGCACGCGCATCGGACCCCCGGCATCAAGATTTTTATCGGCAGCAGCACCGGCAACATGCTGGTCGATGAGCAAGCCGCACTGGAAGCGATCTTTGCCGAAACGACGCTTCCCATCTGCGCTCACTGCGAAGACGAAACGACCGTCCGCGAGAACAGTGCCAAGTTTGCCGGCACGACGAACGTTGCCGACCATTCCAAGATCCGCGATCACCGCGCTGCCGTCATCGCGACCAAGCGAGCCATCGATCTGGCTCATCGGCACAACCATCGCTTTCACGTGCTGCATGTTTCGACTGCCGACGAAGTGCCGTTGCTCGCCGATCATCGCAAGCTGATCACGGCCGAGGCTTGTCCGCATCATCTCCTCTTCAGCATCGACGACTACGCCCGCCTCGGCACGCTCGTGCAGATGAATCCTTCGCTCAAAACCAAAGACGACTGCCGCGGATTGTGGCAAGGTTTGCAGGATGGCTTGATTCAAGTCATCGCCACCGATCACGCGCCGCATACGCTCGAGGAAAAACAAAAGCCTTACTCGCCCGACCACGGCGGCAGCCCGTCGGGACTGCCTGCCGTCGAGAACTCACTCGCCCTGATGCTGAACGAAGTGAACCAAGGCCGCTGCACCTTGCAGCAAGTGGTTCACTGGATGTGCGATGCCCCGGCCCGGGTGTGGGACATTGTCGACAAAGGTCGGATCGCCGTTGGTTACGATGCCGACCTGGTACTCGTCGATTTGCAGAAGACGGCCGAGGTTCGCAACGAGACGCAAGAGACGAAATCGCGCTGGACTCCCTGGCATGGCGTGACCCTCACCGGTTGGCCGGTGCGGACGTGGGTCATGGGCCAGGAAGTTTTTCGCGACGGGCAGATTCACGCCAATATCCGCGGCAGCGAAGCCCGTTTCGATCACGCCCGCGGCGGTTATTGGTCGACGTAA
- a CDS encoding DUF1800 domain-containing protein yields the protein MNLSPTEAWLPYEPSPAQPFDRRAAAHLFRRAGFAATFAELNQAVERGPQATTQRLLAGERGSEPFADSMQRFATSVLGRDSTEALASWWLYRMRHTPAPLLEKTTLFWHGHFATSAAKVNVAKLMLRQNDLLRANCFGDFQALVKAIGRDPAMLLYLDSSTNRKNHPNENFAREVLELFTLGPGNYTERDIQQLARCYTGWEIQHEEFKFNSYQHDTASKTIFGRSGDFDGDSALPIVFDQPAAATFTVTKLVRYFVADEAYLSPEWIAPLAQQFRASQFQVKPLLETILSSRLFYSPEVRGAKVRSPVELTIGFLRSFDAGANLQNLVSGLRGLGQLPLFPPNVKGWNGGRQWINASTIVARANLMKKLIQEASGRFGGTSLVEWLKQHGMERGKDAVAGLTDLLLPVASPADVQEKLAAAFDTTKDRENAVQNALHMFCTLPEYQLS from the coding sequence ATGAATCTCTCACCCACCGAAGCCTGGCTCCCCTACGAACCCTCGCCAGCCCAACCCTTCGACCGCCGCGCCGCCGCTCATCTCTTCCGCCGCGCCGGTTTCGCCGCCACCTTCGCCGAACTCAACCAAGCCGTCGAACGTGGTCCGCAAGCCACTACGCAGCGTCTCCTCGCGGGTGAACGCGGCAGCGAACCCTTCGCCGACAGTATGCAGCGATTCGCCACGTCCGTCCTCGGCCGCGACAGCACCGAAGCCCTCGCTTCGTGGTGGCTGTATCGCATGCGGCACACACCGGCGCCCCTCCTCGAAAAAACAACCCTCTTCTGGCACGGCCATTTCGCGACGTCTGCCGCCAAGGTCAACGTAGCCAAGTTGATGCTGCGGCAGAATGATTTGCTTCGCGCGAACTGCTTCGGCGATTTTCAGGCATTGGTGAAAGCGATCGGCCGCGATCCGGCCATGCTGCTCTACCTCGATTCATCGACCAACCGCAAAAACCATCCCAACGAAAACTTTGCCCGCGAGGTGCTGGAACTCTTCACGCTCGGCCCGGGTAATTACACCGAGCGCGACATTCAGCAGCTGGCCCGTTGCTACACCGGCTGGGAGATTCAGCACGAGGAATTCAAGTTCAACTCGTACCAGCACGACACCGCGAGCAAAACGATCTTCGGCCGGAGCGGCGATTTCGACGGCGACAGCGCGCTGCCGATTGTCTTCGATCAGCCCGCTGCGGCGACTTTCACGGTAACCAAGCTGGTCCGCTACTTCGTCGCCGATGAAGCTTATCTGTCGCCTGAATGGATCGCGCCACTTGCGCAGCAGTTTCGCGCTTCGCAATTTCAAGTCAAGCCGCTGCTTGAGACGATTCTCTCGAGTCGGTTGTTCTATTCGCCGGAAGTGCGCGGCGCGAAAGTTCGTTCGCCGGTCGAACTGACGATTGGATTCTTGCGCAGCTTCGATGCCGGCGCCAATCTGCAAAATTTGGTGAGCGGCCTGCGCGGCCTTGGTCAGCTGCCGCTGTTTCCACCGAACGTGAAGGGTTGGAATGGTGGCCGGCAGTGGATCAATGCGTCGACGATCGTGGCCCGCGCGAACCTGATGAAGAAGCTGATTCAGGAAGCGAGTGGCCGATTCGGCGGCACATCGCTGGTCGAATGGCTGAAGCAACATGGCATGGAACGCGGTAAGGATGCCGTCGCCGGGCTCACTGATTTGCTGCTGCCTGTCGCGTCCCCCGCCGATGTGCAGGAAAAACTAGCGGCCGCTTTCGATACGACCAAAGACCGTGAGAACGCTGTGCAGAATGCGCTGCATATGTTCTGCACGTTGCCGGAATACCAATTGAGCTGA
- a CDS encoding BamA/OMP85 family outer membrane protein, which translates to MTRKLQCRTLWTQVAQFRVFPAMALACGTLLILLFSVDSARGQYYPPQGPPTNYGANPYLQQQPAAQPGYAPQPGYAPQPAYNGQPNYGQPVSAPGGFNSPNPYLQAGPGGPTTAYQPALPPPPGMPPSGSPMINPNGSPFNPPSPLDSAPQYLQPEPNTTPLDVYVEETRTGRFMFGVAVNSDAGVTGQITIDERNFDIMRPATTWDDFMNGTAWRGAGQGFRIEAQPGNQVQRYMVSFTDPYFLYTNISFSASAFYFDRGYYDWSESRYGGRLAWGYRLTPDLSVTTALRAENINLFNPRVLTVPELNSALGKTDLFSGKLTLTHDTRDLPFMPTEGHMIEMSYEQAFGDYDFPRGGIDYYQYFLLNQRPDGSGRHTLAFSSRLGVTGSQTPIFENYFAGGFSTIRGYSFRGASPIENGVRVGGELSWLNSVEYFFPLTADDMVKGTVFCDFGTVERDIAIRGENFRVAPGFGLRINVPALGPAPLALDFAFPIHSATGDDRQMFSFFFGLSRQ; encoded by the coding sequence ATGACCCGCAAGCTGCAATGCCGAACGCTCTGGACCCAAGTGGCCCAGTTCCGCGTATTTCCGGCCATGGCGCTCGCGTGTGGAACGCTGCTCATTCTCTTATTCAGCGTTGATTCAGCTCGCGGTCAGTATTACCCGCCGCAAGGTCCGCCGACGAATTACGGCGCCAATCCTTACTTGCAACAACAGCCTGCCGCTCAGCCAGGTTACGCGCCGCAACCGGGCTATGCACCACAGCCGGCATACAATGGCCAACCGAACTACGGCCAACCCGTGTCGGCGCCAGGCGGATTCAATTCGCCGAATCCTTATCTGCAAGCTGGTCCGGGTGGACCAACAACCGCCTATCAACCCGCGCTGCCACCGCCGCCAGGAATGCCGCCATCGGGCTCGCCGATGATCAATCCCAACGGCTCGCCGTTTAATCCTCCTTCGCCGCTCGATAGTGCGCCGCAGTACTTGCAGCCCGAACCCAACACCACGCCCCTCGATGTCTATGTCGAAGAGACCCGCACGGGCCGCTTCATGTTCGGCGTGGCGGTGAATAGCGATGCAGGCGTGACGGGGCAGATCACGATCGACGAACGCAACTTCGACATCATGCGTCCCGCCACCACTTGGGACGACTTCATGAACGGCACGGCCTGGCGCGGAGCTGGCCAAGGCTTTCGCATCGAAGCTCAGCCTGGTAACCAAGTACAGCGGTACATGGTCAGCTTCACCGATCCGTACTTCCTCTATACGAACATCAGCTTCAGCGCGAGTGCGTTCTACTTCGACCGTGGTTACTACGACTGGTCGGAATCGCGTTACGGTGGCCGCCTCGCTTGGGGTTATCGTCTGACGCCCGACCTCTCGGTGACCACCGCACTACGAGCCGAAAACATCAACCTCTTCAATCCTCGCGTGCTCACCGTGCCGGAGCTGAACTCCGCACTCGGTAAGACGGATCTCTTCAGCGGCAAACTGACGCTGACGCACGATACTCGCGACTTGCCTTTCATGCCGACCGAAGGTCACATGATTGAAATGTCGTACGAGCAGGCCTTTGGCGATTACGACTTTCCGCGCGGCGGCATCGATTACTACCAGTACTTCCTGCTGAACCAACGCCCCGACGGTTCGGGCCGTCACACTCTGGCCTTCAGCAGCCGACTCGGTGTCACCGGTTCGCAAACGCCGATTTTCGAAAACTACTTCGCGGGTGGTTTCTCGACGATCCGCGGTTACTCGTTCCGCGGTGCCTCGCCTATCGAAAATGGTGTGCGCGTCGGTGGTGAGTTGAGCTGGCTCAACTCGGTTGAATACTTCTTCCCGCTCACAGCCGACGACATGGTCAAGGGAACCGTCTTCTGCGACTTTGGTACGGTCGAGCGAGACATCGCCATCCGTGGCGAAAACTTCCGCGTCGCGCCGGGCTTCGGCCTTCGCATTAATGTGCCGGCCCTCGGCCCCGCGCCGCTGGCTCTCGACTTTGCATTCCCGATTCACTCAGCGACGGGTGACGACCGGCAAATGTTCAGCTTCTTCTTTGGCTTGTCTCGCCAATAG
- a CDS encoding metal-dependent transcriptional regulator, giving the protein MASLTIENYVKAIFQISSLQDNRPVSTGQIAELLKVSPSSVTSMLKTLSESGLATYVKYGGAELTPAGRALALRVLRRHRLIELFLAKTLELTWDEVHDEAENMEHAVSDLLIDRIDAFLQYPACDPHGDPIPKADGTLPAAQTVRLSELAVGDGFRIERVLDQTPEFLRYLAETGLRIGVQGRVTNSRREAGVVSLEVAEAKASLSMPLAQQVLVSRE; this is encoded by the coding sequence TTGGCCAGTCTGACGATCGAAAATTATGTCAAAGCGATCTTTCAAATCAGTTCGCTGCAGGACAATCGCCCGGTAAGCACCGGCCAGATTGCTGAATTGCTGAAGGTTTCGCCCAGCAGTGTGACCAGCATGCTGAAGACGCTGAGTGAATCGGGCCTAGCCACTTATGTGAAATACGGCGGCGCGGAATTGACGCCCGCTGGTCGCGCGCTCGCGCTGCGCGTGTTGCGGCGGCATCGATTGATCGAACTGTTTTTGGCCAAGACGCTGGAACTCACCTGGGACGAAGTTCACGACGAAGCCGAGAACATGGAACACGCGGTCAGCGATCTGCTGATCGATCGGATCGACGCTTTTCTCCAATACCCTGCCTGCGATCCGCATGGCGATCCCATTCCCAAAGCCGACGGCACGCTCCCGGCAGCGCAGACCGTTCGGCTTTCGGAACTCGCAGTCGGCGATGGTTTTCGCATCGAACGGGTGCTCGATCAAACGCCGGAGTTCCTCCGCTACCTGGCCGAAACCGGCTTGAGAATCGGCGTGCAGGGTCGAGTGACGAACAGTCGGCGCGAAGCGGGCGTCGTGTCGCTAGAAGTTGCCGAAGCAAAGGCTTCGCTCAGCATGCCGCTGGCGCAGCAAGTACTCGTCAGCCGCGAGTAA
- a CDS encoding BamA/OMP85 family outer membrane protein — MPIKRTFAATIWCGMLLVANAALGQGAGPPPNYQNSGGNYAPNGAPNTVPTGYPAYPNMRPPALRDDQQNMPPNANPHDINRALNPNGPPPDGKPQENPQLVVDVQILGIEKSREHTVQKYLHTRRDKEFDPEMVQGDVRRLVSSGQFRDVRTYTRPAANGIIVIYEIFERPRIKYIKHIGNRDAGEKKLAKEHALKVGDPLNAYNAEEGRRKIEEWYHKNGHPKAQVSIMEGDKPNDKGLVYYINEGNLERIETVSFRGNTVASDQRLKTQIESKPGWFYYFFGGKVDRAKLDSDVEKLTAYYRRLGYFRARVARELDMDESGKWVTLTFVIDEGPRYVVRSVKIEGVANFPEAPLLGFMDIKAGEYFHQDKMNKDITTLTDLYGSKGFVFADVQADPRFLEEPGQIDLVYRVKEGEVFHIGDINVHVGGEYPHTRDAVVLVRSGLMPGDLADMRKIRDWERRLKSSQLFETNPQQGDAPRVALGTPSVGNAANIAKGKGSNGPTIRGQSPDYGPPHRAPYVPQPLNQPLYQTGRYDAPAQPQIPQQPAYTPPLQFNPPTSDFPASPLPQNRVDFWGN, encoded by the coding sequence ATGCCGATCAAGCGAACCTTCGCCGCAACTATCTGGTGTGGAATGCTGCTGGTCGCGAATGCCGCGCTGGGGCAAGGCGCCGGGCCGCCGCCGAACTATCAGAACAGCGGTGGCAACTACGCCCCCAATGGCGCGCCGAACACGGTGCCCACGGGCTATCCCGCTTATCCGAACATGCGGCCGCCGGCGCTGCGCGACGATCAGCAAAACATGCCGCCGAATGCCAATCCGCACGACATCAATCGCGCGCTCAATCCCAACGGCCCGCCGCCGGACGGCAAGCCGCAGGAAAATCCGCAGCTGGTTGTCGACGTGCAGATTCTGGGCATCGAAAAGTCGCGTGAGCACACGGTGCAGAAGTATCTGCATACTCGCCGCGACAAAGAGTTCGATCCGGAAATGGTGCAAGGCGACGTTCGCCGGCTCGTCAGTTCGGGGCAGTTTCGCGACGTGCGCACGTACACCCGGCCGGCCGCCAACGGCATCATTGTGATCTATGAAATCTTCGAACGGCCGCGCATCAAATACATCAAGCACATCGGCAATCGCGATGCCGGCGAAAAGAAGCTCGCCAAGGAACACGCCCTGAAAGTCGGCGATCCGCTCAACGCTTATAACGCCGAAGAGGGCCGCCGCAAGATCGAGGAGTGGTATCACAAGAACGGCCATCCCAAGGCCCAGGTGTCGATCATGGAAGGAGACAAGCCGAACGACAAAGGGCTGGTCTATTACATCAACGAAGGAAACCTGGAACGGATCGAAACAGTCTCGTTCCGCGGCAACACCGTGGCCAGTGATCAGCGGTTGAAGACGCAAATCGAATCGAAGCCCGGTTGGTTCTACTATTTCTTCGGCGGCAAGGTGGATCGGGCGAAGCTCGATTCGGATGTCGAGAAGCTGACTGCTTATTACCGCCGGCTCGGTTACTTTCGCGCTCGCGTCGCCCGCGAGTTGGATATGGATGAAAGCGGCAAATGGGTCACGCTAACGTTTGTCATCGACGAAGGCCCACGCTATGTCGTTCGCAGCGTGAAGATCGAAGGGGTCGCGAATTTTCCAGAAGCACCGCTGCTCGGTTTCATGGATATCAAGGCCGGTGAGTATTTCCATCAGGACAAGATGAACAAGGACATTACCACGCTGACCGATTTGTACGGCAGCAAGGGCTTTGTCTTTGCCGACGTGCAAGCCGATCCGCGGTTCCTCGAGGAGCCGGGCCAGATCGATCTGGTGTATCGCGTCAAGGAAGGCGAAGTCTTTCACATTGGCGATATCAACGTGCACGTCGGCGGCGAATATCCCCACACCCGCGATGCAGTGGTGCTGGTGCGTTCTGGTTTGATGCCCGGTGACCTGGCCGACATGCGGAAGATTCGTGACTGGGAACGTCGGTTGAAGTCGTCACAGTTGTTCGAAACCAATCCGCAACAAGGCGACGCGCCGCGGGTGGCCCTCGGCACGCCGTCGGTCGGCAATGCAGCCAATATTGCCAAGGGCAAAGGAAGCAACGGACCAACCATCCGCGGCCAATCGCCCGACTATGGCCCGCCTCATCGCGCACCCTATGTGCCGCAACCACTCAACCAGCCGCTGTATCAAACCGGCCGGTATGACGCGCCCGCTCAGCCGCAAATTCCGCAGCAGCCCGCTTATACACCGCCGCTGCAATTTAATCCCCCAACATCGGATTTTCCCGCTTCGCCACTTCCTCAAAATCGCGTTGATTTTTGGGGAAACTAG
- a CDS encoding DUF1501 domain-containing protein — protein sequence MQNYTRRRFLADVSASAATAGMISLAGSTPLFLTESAAAAAEQKGDNILVVVQLSGGNDGLNTVIPYKHELYKKARPSLGQDAATVIKLKDDLGLHTALKGFGKLWEAGQLAIVQGVGYPNPNRSHFESMDIWHTANLKIGDRTSGWLGRTFDRLKLDRPQLENAESSPALHLGGEEQPLALAARDVPTPSITSLDQFKLDTGRSEPRRQAIETAAAAARPAENDLLKFVATRSTAALKLSHHLEQAAKEYSTNVKYPETQLAGKLKQVAQLIDAGLGNRVYYVTLDGFDTHSEQAAAHQGLLQQLGDALFSFTEDLKAHGHAERVASLVFSEFGRRVQENSSRGTDHGAAAPAFVIGSKVKAGLIGVHPKLDDLDDGDLKFHTDFRSVYSSLLTNWLKWPTQPGIADAVRSVELFS from the coding sequence ATGCAAAACTACACGCGTCGCCGTTTTCTCGCCGATGTTTCGGCTTCGGCTGCGACTGCCGGGATGATCTCGCTCGCCGGCAGCACGCCGTTGTTCCTCACCGAATCGGCGGCCGCTGCCGCCGAGCAAAAAGGGGATAACATCCTCGTTGTCGTGCAACTCAGCGGCGGCAACGATGGCTTGAACACGGTCATTCCGTACAAGCACGAGCTCTACAAAAAGGCTCGGCCGAGCCTGGGGCAAGATGCCGCGACGGTCATCAAGCTGAAGGACGATCTGGGCCTGCACACCGCACTGAAGGGCTTCGGCAAGTTGTGGGAAGCTGGCCAACTTGCGATCGTGCAGGGCGTCGGTTATCCCAACCCGAATCGTTCGCACTTTGAGTCGATGGATATCTGGCACACGGCGAACTTGAAGATCGGCGATCGAACGAGCGGTTGGTTGGGGCGGACGTTCGATCGTCTCAAGCTCGATCGGCCGCAACTTGAAAACGCAGAGTCTTCACCGGCGCTGCATCTCGGCGGAGAAGAACAACCCCTCGCGCTGGCCGCCCGCGACGTGCCAACGCCGTCGATCACTTCGCTTGATCAGTTCAAGCTCGATACCGGGAGAAGCGAACCTCGTCGGCAAGCTATCGAAACGGCAGCAGCAGCGGCGCGACCGGCTGAGAACGATCTGCTGAAGTTTGTCGCCACACGTTCGACGGCGGCGCTCAAGCTGTCGCATCATTTGGAGCAGGCCGCAAAGGAATACTCGACGAACGTCAAATATCCGGAGACACAACTCGCTGGCAAGCTGAAGCAAGTCGCGCAGCTCATCGATGCTGGCCTCGGTAATCGCGTTTACTATGTCACACTCGATGGCTTCGATACGCACAGCGAGCAAGCCGCCGCTCACCAGGGCTTGTTGCAGCAATTGGGCGACGCTCTGTTTTCATTCACCGAGGATTTGAAAGCTCACGGCCATGCGGAGCGCGTGGCATCGCTCGTCTTCAGCGAGTTCGGCCGGCGCGTGCAAGAGAACAGCAGTCGCGGTACCGATCATGGCGCGGCAGCGCCGGCCTTTGTCATCGGCAGCAAAGTAAAAGCCGGTTTGATCGGCGTGCATCCGAAACTGGATGACCTCGACGACGGCGATTTGAAATTCCACACCGACTTCCGCAGTGTGTATTCGTCGCTACTGACCAACTGGCTAAAGTGGCCGACGCAACCGGGAATTGCCGATGCCGTGCGAAGCGTGGAACTATTCTCGTAA